In Hemitrygon akajei chromosome 12, sHemAka1.3, whole genome shotgun sequence, a single window of DNA contains:
- the LOC140736982 gene encoding T-cell acute lymphocytic leukemia protein 1 homolog yields MMEKVGLDHGENHSDDLSPVQKDSPRQAAENTSEPADQSAEGHRVQAEQRTASSDGVSKETRHDSPDPLSEVPVINLMQRGVQPINESDQKGTFTHLVPTTELSRPPVPLTLQSPVSENRMVQLTAAHLTLPAARAMLYNSTSQYQTLPLLSSDPEPFNMFPSNRAKRRPAPYEVEVTTGTTQPKIVRRIFTNSRERWRQQNVNGAFAELRKLIPTHPPDKKLSKNEILRLAMKYINFLAKLLSDQEQEGEQRGLQIKEADSTRLPSDDMQEMSPDSSCGSCFDGTGSPGSLSEEHDHLESRHGNHHHSILPPDVNGQR; encoded by the exons ATGATGGAAAAGGTCGGACTGGATCATGGTGAAAATCACAGCGATGACCTGAGCCCTGTTCAGAAAGACTCCCCCAGACAGGCAGCGGAAAACACGAGCGAGCCTGCAGACCAATCCGCTGAAGGACACCGGGTCCAAGCTGAGCAGCGAACTGCGTCAAGTGATGGGGTTTCCAAGGAAACAAGGCACGACTCCCCTGATCCCCTATCGGAAGTGCCCGTCATAAACCTGATGCAAAGAGGGGTCCAGCCTATAAATGAGAGTGATCAGAAAGGCACGTTTACTCATTTAGTGCCGACCACTGAGTTGTCAAGACCCCCGGTGCCTCTGACTCTTCAGAGCCCTGTCAGTGAGAATCGGATGGTCCAGTTAACGGCAGCTCACCTCACTCTGCCTGCAGCCAGAGCGATGCTGTACAACAGCACGTCCCAGTATCAGACCCTGCCTCTTCTAAGCAG TGATCCAGAACCATTCAACATGTTCCCCAGTAACAGAGCGAAACGAAGGCCAGCTCCTTACGAAGTGGAAGTCACTACTG GTACCACGCAGCCCAAAATCGTCCGGCGGATTTTCACAAACAGCAGGGAGCGGTGGAGGCAGCAGAACGTCAATGGCGCCTTTGCTGAACTTCGCAAACTGATCCCGACACACCCACCCGATAAGAAACTGAGCAAGAACGAGATCCTGCGCCTAGCCATGAAATATATAAATTTCTTGGCCAAACTCCTGAGTGATCAAGAACAGGAGGGCGAACAGCGCGGGTTACAGATTAAAGAGGCGGACAGTACGAGGCTGCCCAGCGATGACATGCAGGAGATGTCTCCAGACTCGAGCTGTGGAAGCTGTTTTGATGGAACAGGAAGCCCGGGAAGTCTAAGCGAAGAGCACGATCACCTCGAGTCACGACACGGAAACCACCATCACTCCATACTTCCTCCAGATGTCAATGGACAACGGTGA